In Lolium perenne isolate Kyuss_39 chromosome 5, Kyuss_2.0, whole genome shotgun sequence, the sequence taggcagcacaagctccacgttgttcatgcattgctcgtactgaagcctttttgatggcgagcaacgtagttatcatagatgtgttagggttagcatagttcttcgtgtaacatgctatcgtagtgcaaccctcgcatgtctagccgcccttacacctaccttaggtgtaggggcggcaccccgcttgatcattatttagtagatccgatctgttacggttgctccttgttcatcaaggattagtttaatatctgcaatagttaggccttacaaagggctggaggatccagcggcacgtagggtgtcgtttgctagtcctagacaggatgttccggggatcaacctcgtgttggtttttaggccttgtctaggatcggcttacgatcaccgtgcgtggccgcgaggcccaatcctgagtaggatgatccgattatgcggtgaaaaccctaaatcgtcgtagatctcattagctttatcttgatcaagcaggaccaccatatattcgtgcaccccgtacgaatcatgggtggatcggctccttgagccgattcacaggataacctgagagccgatcgaggctcgtatttaatgtttacatgtatgccatgcaggaaactaagcgaggcatctccatcaccttcctggccaggtataggtcaggtggcacgcccttgcaatcagcatcggacgtgtgaccagaaggctttgcgggccgtcgctcggagggacctcggccagccgcagccctaggttgttcccggctctacggtgttgcccgtcgctgcccgccggtgggtttcagaCGTCAacaatactatgatcaagaagagtgaagagtctaagcttggggattccccggtggttcatccctgcatatttcaagaagactcaagcatctaagcttggggatgcccaaggcatccccttcttcatcgacaacttatcaggtttcttctcttgaaactatatttttattcggtcacatcttatgtactttacttggagtgtctgtttgtttttgttttgtttgaataaattcatgcttgtgtgggagagagacacgctccgctgttgcgtatgaacacatgtgttcttagctttactcttaatgttcatggcgaaggttgaaacttcttcgttcattgttatatggttggaaacagaaaatgctgcatgtggtaattggtataatgtcttgaataatttgatacttggcaattgttgtgctcatatagatcatgtttaagctcttgcatcatgtaccttgcacttattaatgaagaactacatagagcttgttaaaatttggtttgcatgattggtctctctaagtctagatattttctggttaaggtgtttgaacaacaaggaagacgatgtaaagtcttataatgcttacaatatgttgatatgtgagtcttgctgcaccgttttatacttgagtttgcttcaaacaaccttactagcctaagccttgtattgagaggaattcttctcgtgcatccaaaatccttgagccaaaaactatgccatttgtgtccaccatacctacctaccacatggtatttctctgccattccaagcaaatacttcatgtgctgcctttaaacaattcaaaagctattatctcttatttgtgtcaatgttttatagctcatgaggaagtatgtgttgttttatctttcgatcttgtcatttacttttgacagactttcaccaatggactagtggcatatccgcttatccaataattttgcaaaaagagctggcaatggggttcccagccccaattaattaacttgcattaataattctcttcacatgctttgccctgatctatcagtaagcaacttaattttgcaaatagacactccttcatggtatgtgattgttggaaggcacccgaggattcggttagccatggtttgtgaaagcaaaaggttggaaggagtgtcatccataaataaaaaaactaaactaaagtacatgtgtaaacaaaagagaagagggatgatctaccttgctggtagagataacgtccttcatgggagccgctcttgaaagtctggttgacgaggtagttagagtacccgctaccattcgttgacaacaacaaacacctctcaaaactttacttttatgctctctatattatttcaaaacttaaaaagctctagcacatgatttaatccctgcttccctctgcgaagggccattcttttactttatgttgagtcagtttacctacttccttctatcttagaagcaaacacttgtgtcaactgtgcattgattcttacatgtttacctattgcacttgttatattgctttatgttgacaactatccatgagatatacatgttacaagttgaaagcaactgctgaaacttaatcatcctttgtgttgcttcaatgccttctactttgaatctattgctttatgagttaactcttatgcaagacttattgatgcttgtcttgaaagtactattcatgaaaagtctttgctatatgattcagttgtttagtcattgtctttactattgcttcgaatcgctgcattcatctcatatgctttacaataatgttgatcaagattatgtaagtagcatgtcactacagaaattattctttttatcgtttacctactcgaggacgagtaggaactaagcttgggcatgcttgatacgtctcaaacgtatctataatttcttatgttccatgctagttttatgacaatacctacatgttttgttcacactttatattgttttgatgcgttttccggaactaacctattaacgagatgccgaagtgccagttcctgttttctgctgtttttggtttcagaaatcctagtaaggaaatattctcggaattggacgaaatcaacgcccaacatcttataattccacgaagcttccagaacaccggagcggggccagaggagagccacagggccaccagacagtaggccggcgcggcccaaggggggcgccccctattgtgtggcgcccccgtaacccttctgactccgcctcttcgcctataagaagccccctgacctaaatcttcgatacgaaaaaagccacggtacgagaaaccttccagagctgccgccatcgcgaagccaagatctgggggacaggagtctctgttctggcacgccgccgggacggggaagtgcccccggaaggcttctccatcgacaccaccgccatcttcatcaccgctgctatctcccatgaggagggagtagttctccatctaggctaagggctgtaccggtagctatgtggttaatctctctcccatgtacttcaatacaatgatctcatgagctgccttacatgattgagatccatatgatgagctttgtaatctagatgtcgttatgctattcaagtggattttacttatgtgatctccggagactccttgtcccacgtgtgtaaaggtgacaaagtTGTCTcagaccgtgtgggtctcttaggctatatttcacagaatacttgttcactgagttatgatttgagttggatgtctctatgaaattgtggtgtgttagtacctcctatgaatgctcaaagtgacagcgtggggtgttcattagtacttgggaatacatctttaaggtttgcctacatgatgaattagagttcgttatcttgccagagagtaattcggaatagcatagtgaagtgcttatttatatcccattatgattgcaatgttgagagtgtccactagtgaaagtatgatccctaggccttgtttccaagcactgaaactccgtttacTTACTATtcggttgcatgtttactcgctgccatattttattcagattgctattaccactcatacacatccatactacttgtatttcactatctcttcgccgaactagtgcacctatacatctgacaagtgtattaggtgtgttggggacacaagagacttcttgtatcgtgattgcagggttgcttgagagggatatctttgacctcttcctccctgagttcgataaaccttgggtgatccacataaggaaaacttgctgctgttctacaaacctctgctcttggaggcccaacactgtctacaagaatagaagcacacgtagacatcaagcactcgcTGCAGTTATTACTCTcgtattttacttacttgtactttattcatctgctatatcaaaaccccctgaacacttgtctgtgagcatttacagtgaatccttcatcgaaactgcttgtcaacaccttctgctcctcgttgggttcgacactcttatttatcgaaagtactacgatacaccgcctatacttgtgggtcatcacatgcCAACAGGAAAACAAGATTGTAAGTGCTTGTTATTGTTCTTGTCTGCAAGGTGTTTGATGCGTGCTATATTGTAAGACCTTGTTAATATGCTTTCATGTCAGGCGATTGATGCATACTATATTCTAACAACTCGTAAATATGCTTGCATGTTGGGTGTTTGATGCATGCTATATTCTGAGAGCTTGTTAATTTGTGCTCCAGTACTTTCATTTATGTTGTAGGACAAGGAAAACTCGCCAAATCTGTctgcaaactacatgatgcaggcggaggcggcggagcCACTCTGTTATAGGCCGATGCCTGACAAGTGCTACCCATTGGCGAAGAAGAACATCATGACAtggtgaatggatcgtagcgaacaagagggggggtgaatggttgctacgtcaagttttaagctttttcaattttagtgcaacggaaggtaaaggtgattgctttagtggtgttggtgatcctacaatgatcctagaacaagtgcaacaagcaaaggaacaacacaagatagtaagagtaaggagcgggacaaccggagggcgcggagacgaggcgaggtttgtttcccgcagtttctcccacaaaagggagtatgtctgcgttgaggaggtgctagcctcacacaagaggctagatggccacaccacgaaggaaggcctcaccttcttcctcgagagagctacacgaaggtgctcccccttctccactaaggcaccggtcgaggcggtgattccttcacaaggttggggcgagctccacaccacaaggaggctcccaacaatccatggagctagtacaacaccaagctagcctccatggatgcacttcctccaatgtcccacaataggaaccctaacaccaagatccactaaggaatagcaagtattggtgaaatctctcttggtagaaatatagatcggggtctcctccaccactcctcaaaatttgagcaagattggttggatggttggagagatcctcaaggattaagctcagcaacaatggaggagaaagagagagaagagataaaaacgagttggggaagaagagGCCCTtatataggctcctccaaatccaaccgttatgtccagttttcgcctaagcggtactaccgcttttgggaagcggtactaccgctctgagttcgaattccccagatctggtccacgtggacgcaGAGCATGACTTTTCTCGCGGAATGCTATTAACGTTGGTACTACCGCtagaggtaccgctcgaggtaccgcaatggggtccaaaccttactggatccaaagcggtaccggagcggtacaagAGCGGTACTGctgtaactagttacggtacctgggcggtaccgtgggcggtactaccgctccaggtaccacagaggtaccgcaactcgtactgTGGGTCAATTCCAgctcagaactcagagcggtaccgtggggcggtacttataggggtagcggtaccggtagtaccggcctggctaaaactggttttctccccttttgatcttcaaccatgtcacctcgcgatacacacacaaaaccagaaaacctataactacgcttcagtcctccgatcttgacgtgtccagcgaggtcaccgtgcacttgcaaatctagcaaTAATACTCAAGACACACGGTGAgataactcaagtgttgtcatcaaacacacaaaacatggggtttagactttgctctttcacatGGCCACCATATTTGTCTACATATGTTCTAATCAGGTGTGTGACCTCGTCAAGAAACGGGTTAGAGAATGGACCTTGGATACAACTCGAGCACCCGACCGGCTACAGACGGTGGCCTCCCTCCGGCTATAAATACCCATCTCCCCGTAATCACCGACTGTTTCCCGTTCCcctacctacacaacacaacacaAACCAGCCAACCCTGCCTCCCTGCCGACCAAACCCTACGCACGCCCGCTCCTCCAATCCACCTCTCCCCGATCTATATAAAAGACCAGCGATTTTGAATTCTTCCCCCGGATTCCTCCGCAGCTCCTCCGAATCGGAGCCCCCCGCGCTGTCGGGGTCGGGATCTGCGGTGCTTTAATTTGGGGGTggatggcggcggcggaggcggcgctgGAGGGGAGCGAGCCGGTCGATCTGTCCCTGCACCCCTCCGGCATCGTCCCCACGCTCCAGTAAGCCCCCCTCCCATCCCTCAAAGATCCTCTTGCCGGGGGGATTTTCTTGGCGCCGCTTCTAGATGGGCGCTCGTTGACTGCTTTGCTGCGAAATAATGCGTGGATGAACTCGATTTGGTTCGATTCATTCCGCTAGCGAGGAAGAAGGGAGTTTTACAGATCGACCCGATATAGTCGTATAATTAATCAAGACACACTGATTAAAAATTATATTTAAATTAAAATTACGTTAATTGGAAATTATTCTTGAGTCGTTGCTGAGTTAGGATCGATCTTTTGGAGTGCATGACCTGAAATGATTTGGTTTTGTGGTTGGATTGTACTGGTGATGTAATAAAATCATACAGTTGTGCGTCATGATGCTTGGTGCTGACTAGAAGTAGATTAATAACTAACTAATATCGAGGTCCCGTTCAGAGAAAATTTTAATGTTGAGGTCATATTTTGTGGTGGATCACCGGGTTTACAATTTGTGCTACACCTTGCCTTAAATGCTTCAGAATGCATGTAACTTGGAATGTTATCAATTTGGTTGGATTCCGCTGGTGAGCGCTGTAGGAGTTTTACAGATCAACACGATATAGAGTCATATAATTAATCAAGATACGCAGATGAAAAGTACATTTTAAAAACACGAAAataattctcaagttgctgcttaGTTAGGATCGATCTTCCCAGTGCATGAGCTGAATTGGATTTGGTTTTCTGGTTGGATTGTACTGGCGATGGATTGGGACACATTGGAAGATTTCTTGGTCATAGACCAAATAAAATCATACAGTTGTGGGTCATGATGCTTGGTGCTGACTAAAAGTAGATTAATAACTAACTATCGAGGTCCTGTTCAGAGAAATTTTTAATGTTGAGGTCATAATTTGTGGTGGATCACCAGGTTTACAATTCGTACCACACCTTGGCTTAAATGCTCTGTAATGCATGGGATGGTTGGATTCCAGTAGCGAGGAAGGAGGACAGCTGTAGGAGTTTTACAGATTGACCCGATATAGTCATGTAATTAACCAAGATACACAGATGGAAAGTACATTTAAACTAAAAATATGGTAATTAAAGATAATTCTTGAGTTGTTGCTGAGTTAGGATCGATCTTCCCAGTGCGCGAGCTGAATTGGATTTGGTTTTCTGGTTGGATTGTACTGGCGATGGATTGGGGACACACATTGGAAGATTTCTTGGTCATAGACCAAATAAAATCATACAGTTGTGGTTCATGATGTTTGGTGCTGACTAAAAGTAGATTAATAACTAGCTAATATTGAGGTCTTGTTAATGCCGAGATCATGTTTTGTGTTGGATCACCGGGTTTGCAATTCATGCCACACCTTGGCTTGAATGCTCTGGAATGCATGGAACTTAGAATGGTATCAATTTGGTTGGATTACACTAGCGAGGAAGGAGAACGTCTGCTGTAGGAGTTTTACAGATCGACCCTATATAGTCATATAATTAATCAAGATACACAGATGAAAAGTACATTTAAACTAAAATACGTTAATTTAAAATAATTACTTAGTTGTTGCTGAGTTAGGATCGATCTTCCCGGGTCATGAGCTGAAAAAAAGACAGCTATTTGAGGGAATGCAGCATGGGCCCTATAACTtgcttttctatttccaaccaaagcTAGAAGAGCAGCTCGTCTATCCTGAGTTTTCGTGTCTAGCTTGCTTGCTCACTTCCTATAACGGCAATCGAAGAAAATCTCGGTGGATTTGGTTTTCTGGTTGGATTGTACTGGCGATGGATTGGGACACACATTAGAAGATTTGTTGGGCATAGACCAAATAAAATCATACAGTTGTGGTTTACGATGCTTGGATTAATTTTGCTGGTTAAAAGTAGATAAATAACTAActaatatcgagaccccattcagAGAAAAAATAATGTTGAGGTCATATTTTGTGTTGGATCGTCGGGTTTGCAATTCGTGCCACACCTTGCCTTAAATGCTCTGGAATGTATGGAACTTAGAATGGTAGACTAGAGGGTTGCATGAATGTGGTCAAATGTTGAGTGAGATttgtttgggagaaagaagcagtGCTAGATACAAATAGTTGAATTTTAAACATCACTTCCTCTGCATTCAGGCTTGCATGCTAAATTATCAGGTAGAACTTGTTCAGTGCAGAGTGTTTGAATTCACTAGAAATTTATTTTGCTGTCATATTGGCTTTCAGAGGAAATAGTGTTCTGTGATGTGTTTATTTTAGTACTGACGTTCTCGGTGTATTCTGGTCTTATGACAGGAATATAGTGTCAACGGTCAACTTAGACTGTAAATTGGACCTGAAAGCAATAGCTCTTCAAGCACGCAATGCAGAATATAACCCCAAGGTGAAATCATTATCTGTATACATTATTACATGACATTTATTTTTCTCCTATTGGGCTTTTCATACTGTATCTAAAAGTTTCATGAATATTGAAAGCGGTCTGGTGCTATATTTCAAAAACATCCAAGTGCTGTCACTTTGCTATCACTGACAAGTCTACTGCAATTGCATGTCTTTGTGTCTCCTGCTTTGGTGATGGTGAATAACCTGGTTTAAGAGTTAGTGATGCTGTACATGTGTTCTTTTCTGGAGCCCAAACTAAAGACCCTTCCGAATTTGTGTTTATACACTGTGAACGTGCAAAGTAATTGTCAGATAGATCAATAGCTTAGTTTCTTGTTCAGTAGTAAGTTGCTTCAAGGGTTTGTCAAGAGAGCGTCGAGTCTACCTGACTACCTTTTATTTAAGTGGAAAATGAGGAGTTGATGATACATGGTTCCTCTGTTGTACTCTGCATTTTACTAAATAATGCTAAGGCTGTCTAGAACTTGCACTCATATGTAGCTAATTTGTACTCTTAGCAGGTTAATATGATCTGTTTTATTATGTCAAATAGCTGCCATCGACTGACCCTCTCTTGCTGTTCTGATGTATGCAACCCTGTTCAAGCAGCATATAGTTTATGTATTGCTAACTGTCTGTTTTTAAACAGCGTTTTGCTGCAGTTATCATGCGGATAAGAGAACCAAAAACTACCGCACTGATATTCGCATCTGGAAAAATGGTAAGGTTAAGTTTCTGTATATCAGATGCAGTATATGTTCTTTTGTAGTCTGATTACTAAATGTCTTTGGAGCTGGTACTGTTGCACAATTGAAAATTAACGCCAATTCCCCATAAACACTGACTGTTGCTTTTGTGCGACATCTTCTCAGCAGTCATTTATCAGAATTATATGTCTTAATCTGTAAAGACCCTCTAAATATCAGCAGCCATCGGAAATAAAGTTTTGTTGAGAATGTTTGGTATTGGTTTGGTACTTGAATTCGATTAAAAGAAGTTCTTGGCGTATCTGTGTCTCATTCGCTTTGATCGAGACAAAAAAAAAGTAGTTTCCTTTCATTTCTGTTGGGTTCcatatctagcctaccccaacttgcttggaaaaaggctttgatgttgttgttgcaGTGGTCTTTGTTAACACTTGGGTAAAAGTAGGCTGATAGTTATATCAGAGAGTTACTATCTTAGTGGTCATCCTCACCATTACACTGATGCAAAGTATTCCCATTGCTGCATTATCAGGTCTGCACTGGAGCAAAGAGTGAACAGCAATCGAAACTTGCAGCTAGAAAGGTATTACCTACCTTTCTTTCTCTCTCATACATATCAAATGTATTTGCTTAGAGATTTCTGAAATTTTAAATGTTTTTTTCTGTTTTCAGTATGCTCGTATAATCCAGAAGCTTAGCTTTCCTGCAAAATTCAAGGTACCTATCCAATACTTGTATAAATTATGCATGTTTGTACCTTAATAAAAATTAGTTTGCTGAATGTTTGTTAATTCTGTAACATCAGGACTTCAAGATCCAGAATATTGTTGCATCTTGTGATGTCAAGTTCCCTATAAGGCTTGAGGGCCTCGCATATTCTCATGGCGCTTTCTCAAGTGTAAGTTACTAAGTTGAAGACAATGATTCCTGTTAGCACTAGTTTACCAGGCATTGTattttcctttattggaacttttctttttgtcttgtttctgtACTGATGTTTGATACGGTTTCGCTCCACAGTATGAGCCAGAGCTATTTCCTGGCCTGATTTATCGGATGAGGCAGCCGAAGATTGTCCTACTAATTTTTGTTTCAGGCAAGATTGTTCTGACTGGAGCAAAGGTTTGTAGTCATTTCCTGCGGGTTTCTCTATTACTCAATCATAATCGCGCTATATCTGAGCTGTTCCATTTGTAGGTGAGAGAACAGACGTATACAGCCTTTGAGAACATATATCCTGTCCTCACAGAGTTCAGAAAAGTTCagcaatgatggtatgattcctACAATTGTCTATATGTTGGGAATAGAATATGAAATATATTTTTCCATTGACAAGTTGGATCATTAAAGCTGGATTTGTCCTTTTTGCTGCTCAAGTGCATGTGGTGCTTCTTCTATTTTTGTTTGCGGTGTTTTTTGGACTGCGATGAGTGGTTGTTTTCAGAAATTAATAGTACAGATTTTCGTCTGTGCAGAGGACTTTGGAAGGAAGCAGAATTGGAGATATTGTTGCTTGCGTCCCGCTCCAACTTCCAAGTGTACATATAGCCTGGTTTCCAGTGGAGCATATGCTGTCCATCAGATTTGGATTTTGGAGTACCTGTCGTCGCAATCGACTTGAGTCTTGTTTTGTGATGGATCATGACTGAAGATGATATCTTTCAGGGACAGTTGTTATCACCTGAATTGATCTGTGGAAGGCTAATGAGACCAAGCAGATTTTGCTCCTGGATTCTAGTGTCTTTTCTGAATGGTTCTGATGATGAAAAGGCAACCAAGTGTGTTTTTATTTCTTGACATGTTAAAAGGACTTCTGTCAATGTTGGGCAAACTTATGGGTCAAATAGGAAAAGGAACTTGTATCTACCTTTTTAGCCATTTGATCGCTCAAACCATTTCTACCTTTGTTGTCTTCTCACTCGTAGCTTTCAAAAGAAGCCACTTAAAAAATTGGGCATTTAACAcctgctgatttttttttgtatGTGGCATTTCATTTTCAACGATAACTCAACCGTGAAAACAATGGTAAAGTTATAAAACAAGGCGTGACAAAAAGCAAGAAAAGTTCCACATGCTCACAAAAATGCATGACAGCATGAACAGCACCACCAGCTTCACTTTTATTTTCCATCTATGGcaaaagctttctttttctccacatatgacaaaaaaaaaaagattgcaTATGCAATTTACACATCTGTTGCTTCACGCACGATAAAAAGTTTTACAGCATCAGCTTCACTTTTTTTTCGAGTTGTTGTATTGTACTTTGGGGAAAAGGGAAGGTGGTTCACATGAGTTTGGCCTCTCTGCCTAGTGCCTACCAGCCTTTCTTGCGTGTCATAAAAGGGAGGGAAACGAGGGCGAGCACGAAAACATTGAAAGGATTCTTGTACTACTGACTGGAAAATAAATGAAATGCAGACTCGACAAGGAATAAGATATGCTGCAGATTTCTCTCATTATTTGCAAATTCATAAGAGGATATATCCTCTGCACGTTTTAATATCAAATTGATAGTCGCTATCAGTACACTAGAAACAACTATCCCACTAGCTTTACAAGAAACTTCTCTAGTAAGAAGAATTATTTCTTGAACGATAACATCAAAAATATCTTAAACCAAGTATATTTTGAAGTTTTGCTAATTTGCAGCTTACTTTCAATTCGACATTGTTCGCCTTTTCATCTGTGGTATCCCTATTGATTTCATATGGTACAGAAAGAGAAATATACGATTATATTGAAGTCAAAATAGGCAAGATgatgcttagagcatctccggCGACAGCCCCTACTATTGGCCCCGTAAACCTAAAAGAGGGGTTGGGCCCACTTTTCCAGCCCCAAAACAATACACAAATTTCAACAATATCCTCTAACTGTGTGTGTACTCAATCGCAAATGTGACTAATTGGTATATGGGACACATGTAATGGTGGCGATGGGGGCCTCTATATATAAGGTTGTGGGTCTAGGGGCTTGTCTAGCTCTTGACGCAGGACCTGCTGAAGTGGTATTTTTATGGCCTTGCTCCCAAAAGCGAAAGTATGGCTTATGTAGAGGTATTTCCGAAGATGCTCTTAGAAACTCAAATTAATCTAATAACCATCCAAATTAAGATGACTAACAATTTTGCTACTAGGgaagaaggattctatctcatccAAAAACGGGGTTTTTACCATTCCATAATTCCATTGggcacctcactagggataaataaTTTATATATCTTATTGCCCATATAGTGATTGTCTAGATGGTCTTGTTTGCCCAATGTGGCATATTGTTAATCAACATCATTTCAGTGTTCTTAAGGCACTACTCTGTTTACCTTAAACTTAGTTGAAGGAGTTTTCCCTTCCAAGGGAGTATTAGTGAGATGTGTTGTATCATCTCTCTGCTAGGATGTAatgcccatatgaatgtgtaCCAATCACTTCATGTTAATTTGCTATCACTCTTAACTCGTTCTTTATTGCTATATCCGTGTGCAACCATGTTTATGAGAGAGGTCAAGTGAAACCATAAATCCTGGACCATTTTAATCCATAAGAAACACCATTTGCTTTATTTTGTATGCTTTTTTGTTTTATCCTTAATTAAAcatgaaaatacaaaaatatctagctttactttatttacgtgATGTGAAGTTGTTGCGATGTTGTGCCACTTATCTCACATCAACGCTATATGTTCCGGCACCTTCCTTGATTTTGTTTTGTATTGCTTATAACTAGTTGTGATTGACAAACACCTCGACGGAGTTGGTACGTAAAATCATTTCTTTTGCATTTTTAGGTTGTCTGAAGAGGATTAAGGATATATAACCATTTTGTCCGCGAGTTCGATATACACTCTTGAGTCAGTCTTGTGGGGAAATTACGCTTGTTGCATCACTCGGCACTTGTCGTCCCAACAAGTTGGTAAATACGCATAGTTATTTTTTTTGCCATCACCCATCGATGAAGAACAACCACACCGAAGCACCGCCATACACTAATCAACTCCTTTTGGCTACTCAATGCCGCCAAG encodes:
- the LOC127298500 gene encoding TATA-box-binding protein 2, giving the protein MAAAEAALEGSEPVDLSLHPSGIVPTLQNIVSTVNLDCKLDLKAIALQARNAEYNPKRFAAVIMRIREPKTTALIFASGKMVCTGAKSEQQSKLAARKYARIIQKLSFPAKFKDFKIQNIVASCDVKFPIRLEGLAYSHGAFSSYEPELFPGLIYRMRQPKIVLLIFVSGKIVLTGAKVREQTYTAFENIYPVLTEFRKVQQ